One Phaseolus vulgaris cultivar G19833 chromosome 11, P. vulgaris v2.0, whole genome shotgun sequence genomic window carries:
- the LOC137838720 gene encoding uncharacterized protein: MPTPGPFVSHLPTCSAEHAPHGHVPNTSSPPMSWSVQTSTRNTECGQESSTDVMFWSTFNKLQLSPNQLRPYDGCLYGFAGDQVDVRGHVELRTTFTDDTKSRFVNIRYLIVNASSAYNILLGRPALNRIRLVASTRHMKMKLPSLEGAIITIKSNQKAEKKCYENSLKTKRGACSITSHPQKGEGVAHAEMARERRPEPAGEVLKREIGGKKCKPDKSLDQETQDQIVEVIARHLDAFAWSASDMPGIDPDFLCHHLTMDPKVRPVRQRQRKFNDERRRVIRQETQNLLSVGHTREIQYPEWLANVVLVKKANENWRMCVDFTDLNKACPKDSYMLPSIDALVDSASSCKLLSFLDAFSGYNQIRMHLETNAKQHS, translated from the coding sequence ATGCCCACTCCTGGACCATTCGTCTCTCATTTGCCCACGTgttctgctgagcacgccccacacgGTCACGTGCCAAACACGTCATCACCTCCGATGTCCTGGTCGGTACAAACTTCAACAAGGAACACAGAGTGTGGCCAAGAGAGCTCAactgatgtgatgttttggtcgaccttcaacaagttgcagttgtcgcCTAACCAGCTGAGACCTTACGACGGCTGTCTATACGGTTTTGCTGGAGACCAGGTGGATGTAAGAGGGCATGTGGAGTTGAGGACAACTTTCACAGACGACACCAAATCTCGCTTCGTCAATATAAGGTATCTCATCGTCAACGCTtcttcagcctacaacatcctTTTGGGCAGACCTGCCCTAAACAGGATAAGATTAGTAGCCTCgacgaggcatatgaagatgaaattgCCTTCTCTTGAGGGAGCAATAATCACCATTAAGTCCAACCAGAAGGCGGAAAAAAAGTGTTATGAGAATAGTCTAAAGACAAAGAGAGGGGCGTGCTCGATCACCAGCCATCCTCAAAAGGGGGAAGGGGTCGCCCATGCTGAGATGGCCCGGGAGAGGCGACCTGAGCCCGCAGGTGAGGTGTTgaaaagggagatcgggggaaagaagTGCAAACCCGACAAGTCTCTAGACCAGGAAACACAAGACCAGATTGTCGAGGTAATCGCACGACATTtggatgcctttgcatggtcagcctcggacatgcctggcatcgaccctgatttcctatgCCATCATCTCACAATGGACCCAAAGGTTCGGCCTGTCCGCCAGAGGCAGAGGAAGTTTAATGATGAAAGACGCCGGGTCATCAGGCAAGAGACCCAGAATCTGCTGAGTGTTGGCCACAcaagggagatccaataccctgagtggttagcaAATGTGGTGTTGGTCAAGAAGGCCAACGAGAattggaggatgtgtgttgacttcacggatctgaacaaggcctgtCCGAAGGACTCATATATGTTGCCCAGCATTGACGCCTTAGTGGATAGCGCGTCAAGTTGCAAACTtctcagttttctggatgccttctcaggatataatcagatccGGATGCACCTAGAGACTAATGCAAAACAACATTCATGA
- the LOC137838724 gene encoding uncharacterized protein, producing the protein MLLAKEMGARSLLVKSDSLLITGQVTGEYQAKDPQMAAYLQYAVLYTSPRNRMPELTCSQSSLTHAWGQTEESHPGNLKDAQKYHRPHGRGPAVGDSLHACLIDEGETWMTPYRRYLADGLLPLEPAEVKVVKKNVGRYTLVDGNLFTHGYTHPILSCVSGEQCTHIMAELHEVSDNGTQFASQQLGKLCRELEIKQVFASVEHPQTNGQVESANRVLLRGLKRRLKKAKGAWADNVPRIVWAYHTTPQSTTKESPFSLVYGSDAMIPVEIQESSPRFQNFVAEESNEERSVNLDLLDEVREEARIKAKALKIRVEYKHKSKLKPRQFQVADLEMRKAHPYELENKLSPIWTGPFHVIEVLENGVYKLKTLEGGIIPRTWNGANLKFYFS; encoded by the exons atgttgctagccaaggagatgggcgcccGAAGCTTGTTAGTGAAGAGTGACTCACTGCTGATAACTGGGCAAGTCACGGGCGAGTACCAGGCCAAAGACCCTCAGATGGCTGCGTACCTACAGTACGCCGTGCTCTACACGTCCCCAaggaacagaatgcccgagctgacttgctcaCAAAGCTCACTGACTCACGCatgggggcagacagaggaaaGTCATCCAGGAAACCTTAAAGATGCCCAGAAATACCACAGGCCGCACGGAAGAGGTCCAGCAG TGGGAGATTCATTGCACGCTTGCCTAATCGACGAAGGTGAAACTTGGATGACACCTTATAGGCGTTACCTGGCTGATGGCCTGCTCCCACTGGAGCCAGCGGAAGTCAAGGTTGTCAAGAAAAATGTAGGTAGGTATACTCTAGTTGATGGAAATTTATTCACGCATGGCtacactcaccctatcctatcCTGTGTGAGTGGTGAGCAGTGCACACATATCATGGCTGAACTCCAtgaag TGTCTGACAATGGCACTCAGTTCGCAAGTCAGCAGCTAGGAAAACTATGCAGGGAGCTCGAAataaagcaggtgtttgcatcggttgaacacccccaaaCAAATGGACAGGTTGAATCTGCCAACCGAGTCTTGCTCAGGGGCCTAAAGAGAAGACTGAAGAAAGCCAAGGGAGCTTGGGCAGACAACGtccctagaattgtgtgggcttaccataCCACTCCCCAATCCACCACCAAGGAGTCACCCTTTAGCCTGGTGTATGGATCAGATGCCATGATTCCCGTTGAGATCCAAGAAAGTTCACCTCGATTCCAAAACTTTGTGGCTGAGGAGTCTAACGAGGAGAGAAGTGTAAACTTAGACCTGCTcgacgaggtcagggaggaagcgcgCATCAAGGCTAAAGCTTTGAAGATAAGGGTGGAGTATAAGCACAAGTCCAAGTTGAAACCTCGACAGTTCCAGGTTGCCGACTTGGAAATGCGAAAGGCTCACCCCtacgagttggagaacaagttgtcgcccaTATGGACTGGCCCATTCCATGTAATAGAGGTGCTCGAGAACGGAGTGTACAAACTCAAGACCTTGGAAGGCGGGATTATTCCCCGAACATGGAATGGGGctaatctcaaattttatttcagttaa
- the LOC137810341 gene encoding senescence-specific cysteine protease SAG39-like: protein MSSFDKNNYLFVLFLVFTLWTCHVVSRRLPEAFSSERHEKWMTQYGKVYKDDAEKEKRLQIFKNNVQFIESFNAAGDKPFNLSINKFADLHNEEFKALLTNAQSKEGRVWSAAETSFKYDSVTKIPATMNWRKRGAVTPIKDQGTCRSCWAFSTVATIEGLHHITKGELVSLSEQELVDCVRGDSDGCNGGYVEDAFEFLAKKGGIASETYYPYKGVNKSCKVKKESHGVAKIKGYEKVPGNSEKALLKAVAHQPVSAYVEAGGSAFQFYSSGIFTGKCGTEIDHSVTVVGYGKAGDGPKYWLVKNSWGTEWGEKGYIRMKRDIHAKEGLCGIATSASYPTV from the exons ATGAGTTCATTTGACAAAAACAACTATCTTTTTGTTTTGTTCCTTGTTTTCACCTTGTGGACTTGCCATGTAGTGTCTCGCAGGTTGCCTGAGGCCTTCTCGTCAGAGAGACATGAGAAGTGGATGACACAGTATGGTAAGGTCTACAAGGATGATGCTGAGAAGGAGAAACGTTTACAAATATTCAAGAACAATGTGCAGTTCATTGAGTCCTTCAATGCTGCTGGGGACAAACCTTTCAACCTCAGCATTAACAAATTTGCTGACCTTCATAATGAAGAATTTAAGGCTTTACTGACTAATGCTCAGAGCAAGGAAGGTAGAGTGTGGTCAGCAGCAGAAACATCGTTTAAGTATGACAGTGTCACTAAGATTCCTGCTACCATGAACTGGAGGAAAAGAGGCGCTGTTACTCCAATCAAAGACCAAGGAACATGTC GAAGTTGTTGGGCATTTTCAACTGTGGCTACAATTGAGGGTCTCCATCATATAACTAAAGGTGAATTGGTGTCCCTGTCAGAACAAGAACTAGTAGATTGTGTCAGAGGTGACAGCGACGGATGCAATGGTGGTTATGTGGAAGATGCCTTTGAATTTCTTGCTAAAAAGGGAGGAATAGCAAGTGAAACATACTACCCCTACAAAGGAGTTAACAAGAGTTGTAAGGTTAAGAAGGAAAGTCATGGTGTAGCTAAGATCAAAGGGTACGAGAAAGTTCCTGGTAATAGTGAAAAGGCACTCCTAAAAGCTGTGGCACATCAACCAGTGTCAGCTTATGTTGAAGCTGGAGGGTCTGCTTTCCAGTTTTATTCAAGTGGGATATTTACAGGAAAGTGTGGGACTGAAATTGATCATTCTGTTACAGTGGTTGGTTATGGAAAAGCTGGTGATGGTCCTAAGTATTGGCTAGTAAAGAATTCATGGGGAACTGAATGGGGTGAGAAAGGCTACATAAGGATGAAGCGAGATATACATGCCAAGGAAGGTTTATGTGGAATTGCTACCAGTGCTTCTTATCCAACTGTTTGA